In the Paralichthys olivaceus isolate ysfri-2021 chromosome 15, ASM2471397v2, whole genome shotgun sequence genome, one interval contains:
- the c15h5orf24 gene encoding UPF0461 protein C5orf24 homolog isoform X1 — translation MLVFFPIKTHECFPDKMVNNDKPTGENITSLVEQTMMRQVTSSDFCMTSRPSCLAEDGHHPASHFDLCASQSNKFYPPPPSSSLQMTLTPMVLPAQSHKPMVCQRQEVLGGKIPGIKSTDQTPDDTKKKSKAAGKTGRRGRPLGTTKLAGYRTSTGRPLGTTRAAGFKTSPGRPLGTTRAAGYKVSPGRPPGSIKGFSRLNKLAYGSTCSGAAFPYPLPHKEILCEPSCKEKTANE, via the exons atgcttgttttttttcccatcaagacCCATGAATGTTTCCCTGACAAAATGGTGAACAACGACAAACcgacgggtgaaaacataacctcattggtggag CAGACGATGATGCGCCAGGTGACCAGCAGCGACTTCTGCATGACCAGCCGGCCCTCGTGCCTCGCAGAGGACGGCCACCACCCCGCCTCCCACTTCGACCTGTGCGCCTCCCAGTCCAACAAGTTCTACCCTCCTCCCCCGTCGTCGTCCCTTCAGATGACCCTGACGCCCATGGTCTTACCCGCCCAGAGCCACAAGCCCATGGTGTGccagagacaggaagtgctCGGGGGTAAGATACCAGGCATTAAAAGCACTGATCAAACGCCAGATGACACCAAGAAGAAGAGCAAGGCTGCGGGGAAGACGGGCAGGCGTGGGAGGCCTTTGGGAACCACCAAGCTGGCCGGGTACAGAACCAGCACGGGTCGACCACTCGGCACCACCAGAGCTGCTGGTTTCAAGACGAGCCCCGGGAGACCACTGGGTACTACCAGAGCGGCGGGGTACAAGGTCAGCCCCGGTCGGCCCCCTGGCAGCATCAAGGGCTTCTCTCGCCTCAACAAACTGGCTTATGGTAGCACCTGCAGCGGAGCGGCTTTCCCCTATCCACTGCCGCACAAAGAAATTCTCTGTGAACCTTCCTGCAAAGAGAAGACGGCAAACGAGTGA
- the c15h5orf24 gene encoding UPF0461 protein C5orf24 homolog isoform X2, translating to MMRQVTSSDFCMTSRPSCLAEDGHHPASHFDLCASQSNKFYPPPPSSSLQMTLTPMVLPAQSHKPMVCQRQEVLGGKIPGIKSTDQTPDDTKKKSKAAGKTGRRGRPLGTTKLAGYRTSTGRPLGTTRAAGFKTSPGRPLGTTRAAGYKVSPGRPPGSIKGFSRLNKLAYGSTCSGAAFPYPLPHKEILCEPSCKEKTANE from the coding sequence ATGATGCGCCAGGTGACCAGCAGCGACTTCTGCATGACCAGCCGGCCCTCGTGCCTCGCAGAGGACGGCCACCACCCCGCCTCCCACTTCGACCTGTGCGCCTCCCAGTCCAACAAGTTCTACCCTCCTCCCCCGTCGTCGTCCCTTCAGATGACCCTGACGCCCATGGTCTTACCCGCCCAGAGCCACAAGCCCATGGTGTGccagagacaggaagtgctCGGGGGTAAGATACCAGGCATTAAAAGCACTGATCAAACGCCAGATGACACCAAGAAGAAGAGCAAGGCTGCGGGGAAGACGGGCAGGCGTGGGAGGCCTTTGGGAACCACCAAGCTGGCCGGGTACAGAACCAGCACGGGTCGACCACTCGGCACCACCAGAGCTGCTGGTTTCAAGACGAGCCCCGGGAGACCACTGGGTACTACCAGAGCGGCGGGGTACAAGGTCAGCCCCGGTCGGCCCCCTGGCAGCATCAAGGGCTTCTCTCGCCTCAACAAACTGGCTTATGGTAGCACCTGCAGCGGAGCGGCTTTCCCCTATCCACTGCCGCACAAAGAAATTCTCTGTGAACCTTCCTGCAAAGAGAAGACGGCAAACGAGTGA
- the txndc15 gene encoding thioredoxin domain-containing protein 15 isoform X1: MTGVWNNLYISCVLLFISCHSGVLKCSSVTAQDVDESLELTLSEGAVSDLENSPKFVEAEDLETLPKRQFKTAEIADAVMGTEAPIDPSDIESLFPKNVKDFQSGFSPPCDELSAQCASSAVADKGASLEETSTEPSQQVTLDIVHAGVATSEEQNTTETAKTYKVNCDKRNFTGTDSFTVHVLNASQDLMEFLNVNSTECSVVLFFTAWCQFSASLAPHFNALPRVFPSMHFLALDASQHSSLSTRFGTVAVPNILLFQGAKPMARFNHTDRTLETLTSFIANQTGMNGFESGPDRNVTDADHLGPLLSIPVRSIDWLLVFSILFITGFSLYAILRTDSIRWLIPGQEHEHQD, from the exons ATGACTGGGGTTTGGAACAACCTTTACATTTCGTgcgttttattatttattagttgTCATTCTGGTGTTTTAAAGTGTTCGTCAGTGACAGCACAAG aTGTTGATGAGTCGCTTGAGCTCACGCTGTCAGAGGGGGCAGTTTCTGACTTGGAGAACAGCCCCAAGTTTGTTGAAGCAGAAGACCTGGAAACTCTGCCGAAGAGGCAGTTCAAGACAGCTGAGATTGCAGATGCTGTGATGGGCACTGAAGCCCCCATTGATCCATCTGACATCGAGTCCCTTTTCCCAAAAAATGTGAAAGACTTCCAGTCAGGTTTCTCCCCACCTTGTGACGAGCTCAGTGCCCAGTGCGCTTCGTCTGCTGTGGCTGATAAAGGAGCGTCGCTGGAGGAGACGAGCACTGAACCATCTCAGCAG GTCACTCTTGACATAGTGCACGCAGGTGTCGCAACCTCCGAGGAGCAGAACACCACAGAAACTGCCAAGACATACAAAGTGAATTGTGATAAGAGGAACTTCACAGGAACAGACAGTTTTACTGTGCATGTCCTCAACGCTTCGCAG GACCTGATGGAGTTCCTGAATGTGAACAGCACAGAATGCTCGGTCGTGCTGTTCTTCACCGCTTGGTGCCAGTTCTCCGCCAGCCTGGCACCTCACTTCAATGCCCTACCCAGAGtctttcccagcatgcacttcTTGGCACTTGATGCCTCTCAACACAGCAG CCTCTCTACAAGGTTTGGGACCGTGGCTGTGCCCAACATTCTTTTGTTCCAGGGGGCCAAACCCATGGCTCGCTTCAAccacactgacagaacactgGAGACGCTCACCTCATTCATTGCTAACCAGACAGGTATGAATG GGTTTGAATCTGGGCCTGACAGAAACGTGACGGACGCTGACCACCTGGGCCCCCTCCTCAGCATCCCGGTGAGGAGCATAGACTGGCTACTGGTCTTCtccatcctcttcatcacaggCTTCTCTCTATACGCCATCCTGAGAACAGACAGCATCCGCTGGCTGATACCGGGACAGGAGCACGAGCATCAGGACTGA
- the txndc15 gene encoding thioredoxin domain-containing protein 15 isoform X2 yields the protein MTGVWNNLYISCVLLFISCHSGVLKCSSVTAQDVDESLELTLSEGAVSDLENSPKFVEAEDLETLPKRQFKTAEIADAVMGTEAPIDPSDIESLFPKNVKDFQSGFSPPCDELSAQCASSAVADKGASLEETSTEPSQQVTLDIVHAGVATSEEQNTTETAKTYKVNCDKRNFTGTDSFTVHVLNASQDLMEFLNVNSTECSVVLFFTAWCQFSASLAPHFNALPRVFPSMHFLALDASQHSSLSTRFGTVAVPNILLFQGAKPMARFNHTDRTLETLTSFIANQTGFESGPDRNVTDADHLGPLLSIPVRSIDWLLVFSILFITGFSLYAILRTDSIRWLIPGQEHEHQD from the exons ATGACTGGGGTTTGGAACAACCTTTACATTTCGTgcgttttattatttattagttgTCATTCTGGTGTTTTAAAGTGTTCGTCAGTGACAGCACAAG aTGTTGATGAGTCGCTTGAGCTCACGCTGTCAGAGGGGGCAGTTTCTGACTTGGAGAACAGCCCCAAGTTTGTTGAAGCAGAAGACCTGGAAACTCTGCCGAAGAGGCAGTTCAAGACAGCTGAGATTGCAGATGCTGTGATGGGCACTGAAGCCCCCATTGATCCATCTGACATCGAGTCCCTTTTCCCAAAAAATGTGAAAGACTTCCAGTCAGGTTTCTCCCCACCTTGTGACGAGCTCAGTGCCCAGTGCGCTTCGTCTGCTGTGGCTGATAAAGGAGCGTCGCTGGAGGAGACGAGCACTGAACCATCTCAGCAG GTCACTCTTGACATAGTGCACGCAGGTGTCGCAACCTCCGAGGAGCAGAACACCACAGAAACTGCCAAGACATACAAAGTGAATTGTGATAAGAGGAACTTCACAGGAACAGACAGTTTTACTGTGCATGTCCTCAACGCTTCGCAG GACCTGATGGAGTTCCTGAATGTGAACAGCACAGAATGCTCGGTCGTGCTGTTCTTCACCGCTTGGTGCCAGTTCTCCGCCAGCCTGGCACCTCACTTCAATGCCCTACCCAGAGtctttcccagcatgcacttcTTGGCACTTGATGCCTCTCAACACAGCAG CCTCTCTACAAGGTTTGGGACCGTGGCTGTGCCCAACATTCTTTTGTTCCAGGGGGCCAAACCCATGGCTCGCTTCAAccacactgacagaacactgGAGACGCTCACCTCATTCATTGCTAACCAGACAG GGTTTGAATCTGGGCCTGACAGAAACGTGACGGACGCTGACCACCTGGGCCCCCTCCTCAGCATCCCGGTGAGGAGCATAGACTGGCTACTGGTCTTCtccatcctcttcatcacaggCTTCTCTCTATACGCCATCCTGAGAACAGACAGCATCCGCTGGCTGATACCGGGACAGGAGCACGAGCATCAGGACTGA